DNA sequence from the Rhizoctonia solani chromosome 10, complete sequence genome:
aagggttgtgccaattttgagaagttatgtatgaagcgtctatagaaatttataaagcccaaaaactcttgaacccctttgacagagcgcggtgttgcccaatcaaccgcttgagtgattttcttgggatctgctttcactccttcaccattggcaatgacaccaaggtaatctacttcagatgcatagaaattacacttCTCCAAGTTACAGTagcatgcattgtcttgcagccttttcagtacctcttggagatgttttgtgtgtaattccctgctttctgagaatattaggatgttgtctagatatactactacatagacgtccaatatgtccctaaatatctcattcatgaagtgctgaaatgcagcaggagcgttgcataacccaaagggcatgactaggtattcaaacaggccgtatttggttttaaatgcagtcttccattcatcaccttcctttatccggaccaagttgtatccagatttcaggtcaatggtggaaaagtattttgcgccccttagtttctcaatgagagactgtattagaggtagagggtacgcattcttgactgtatttgcatttagggatctataatccacaaccatacgccttttcccatttttcttgttgacaaaatgaactggggaaccatatttggatttggatgggcgaatcaatcctttgtccaattgttctttaaggagttttctaagttcctcatcatcagatgccttcaaggggtataccatagccttaacaggtttatcaggatcattaaatcaatccctaaatcaaaaggacggtgcggcggcagttccgtcaccttcatgtcctcagaaaatacctccgcaaaattgcgcagttctactgggatactttcaagtggagaatccacagtacctccagtttccctagggatgccttcaagaggttcaatcACCTCgacacctcctaagtcttctggtatgccttcaaggtggttagaaGTCCCACCGACATTCcccaggatagaattagaaATAGAAAGACAAGAATTGTTACAATGTTGAGAATTAAAAGTGAtacgcttattaggccaatctatagtagggttgtgtaacttgagccaggacattccaaggactatgctatgtttacctatatcagctacgttacatttcagaacctctttatgactacctaattctaaagtaaatatacattctgaatctaccaaaccagaactaatgtctcttccatcaatcactttaaggCGACGTGGTACAGATttttttgtagtaggtataccATTGTTTGATTAGGTCCTTGTGTATGAAGCAAGATGaagcacctgaatcaatcatagcccatccaaagaagggcttcattttcttggtaaccttagggttgggaacttgttgaacgcgagatgcttgaaaatatatatttaaaggagatatattatttacagaaaagatttccaagctatctaaatgtccattatttccctctgatacactgttcccattagtgttcagaggtccccattttccgactcatcctcagagatatgggcctcatggccagagtaggattttgaggggcattgattggcatagtgtcccctacctccacatgttgcgcatataataggttttttgccttttgaggaggcagagtctaagtccataggggaaggaccagagttgcgcgcagaggaggaggaagccttgggagcaggagtggaagtggcagtgactgggtggttatccttcttgatagttttgaaggtaacgtccatggtggtgccatcattccacttAACAATTGGAACTGCTATCCCTTTGGCATTTTGGCCAATTTTTTGAAGGACCCCCTTcttagcctttccatccacaatcgcatacacctgttccccaacagacagtttatccctgggcgctccctgggctgctgctgacgtagaagtgctggatttgcttccagattggtttgaagaggaggaggaacccttgtgctgggccgcaaactgctctaggcgctgatccaccttaagggccttctctgcaagagttgcaagagttactgaggcatctgcatggtcgtaatcttgaaccatgagagtttccttaattttgtgggacaggccatcatagaacatGTCCCTGAGAGAAGGATTGTTGTAACCAAGGccttgagaataggtctggaagtccttgtaatAATCTTGGACTCCCTTGGTTTGCTTAAGGGTGCGCAACTTGGCGCGGAAGTTCTCAgtcctattttggacattccagcgtgcattgaattgcagccagaaggcatccaaattgtggagccaagaaacAGGGTTCCCTTTTACAACGTCCTCCTCCAggtagggctcaagccactcatgggccttgccatccaggcaggagATAATGAAAGCgatttgctcatccactgttgagccaggatatgagatcctgagataatgagaTACAGCAACTCTGAAAGAGATTGCCTTATTCTTGTCAGACccatcaaatttgtctggcgTCGCAAGTTtgggagccttggtagccgaggcaagggaggaaccagaagcagcagcggtgcctattttggcaatatcagcccCAAGTTTTACAATCAGGGCGTCAAGGTTGGTAATGCTACTGTCATGGTTTGAGAGGGTAGCCTGAGTGGTGCCGATATCTGTATGATGGGCAGCCGCTTGTCCTATGACCAGAGAAAGATTCTGAttcatagccaggaggaggtttttgatctcctgggctgtcgtacaccactgtaaggtgggtactcgctagtggaggcgggcgcttaaggccgtactacaagcacacgtatgtatctaacttatctaaggctatactactagcgcttaaggcgctctactgctaactactgctggcgaaggggccggaggcctgggaggtgtggtaggtaaaggtaGGGGATGATGTCAGCtaaacttctgggggccggcttacttagctggctgatgcctcctcaatgaatatgagacgaggtaaaatcgacttggggtttccaagcgatttccctgctgtatatagacaagagcacgctatctacatggtctgtgctcgtGAGAAAAAGAGTCCGTGTGAAGaaagaagcgtgctgtgggctgcgcagaagcgtggatttctcctaagcgcccttggcacggcatctcggcacggcatctcggcataataagcgccgaggtcacgtgatcgaaaaacaaaagatatagagtccgtaaaaaatactaaaaataatagaaaaatcgggtgattctagtggtatattcaaggaggttgtaacattgcccccccttaaaggctcttggcggcgtcacgagcctttctgagtcttgcttggttgaagcgcttgatctcttcttggctatgttccaacagttcttccggttcccatgaattgtcctCCGGgccgtatcctttccattttatcagatATAGccattttccccgttggCGTTTcaagtcaatgatctgttcaactttgtattcctcctccccctctATTGTCTCAGGGGGAGGTCGTTCTGGGAATGGCTGACTGGGTGATTCATGGCTTTTTGACAGTAACCCGACATAGAAGACGTtatggattttcagggtttccggcagttccaggcggtaggcgtggctggagattttttctaTGACCTTGAAGGGACCAAGGCGTTTTGGGTCCAGTttatttgaattggtcctaaGGCCCACATTCtttccatccagccagactttctCGCCTATTGAGAATTCCGGTATTATTCCTTGGCTCCTGGCCATACGTTCTTTACTCATTTGGAGGGCTGATTCCGCTTCTTTCCACTCCCGGGCTAGTGTATCTGCTACCGTGtcagcttctgggacgttggctGGCACATTGGACGGGTTCATGACTGGATTTCGCCCATAGACAAGCTCGAATGGTGACTTCCCGGTTGCTCCATgcttggcattattgtatgcgTATTCTGCCAGTGGTAGCCACGCGGCCCAATCAGAATGGTCGGCTGCAACGTAAGAGCGCAGGTAGAATTCGATAAATTGATTGAccctttccgtttgtccgtctgattctgggtggtaagccGAGGAGAATGCAGGTCTGACCCCAAGTCGCTGATATAATGCCCTCaagaatttccctgtgaaggTAGTCCCCCGGTCTGAGATGGTTTTGACAGGCAAcccgtggagtttccagacgtgagTGATGAACAAGTCAGCAAGACCCTTTGCGGTGACCTTTTTGGaagttgggatgaaatgtccaaacttggagaaggagtcaattacTACCAAGATTGCATCGTGCCCGTTAGATTTTGGaaatcctgtgatgaagtcgtagGAGATTGTGTGGAACGGGAATGGGGGGACTTCCAAGGGTTTCAGGGCAATGACAGGGGCGTGAGCGCGgcgattggcttggcaggtaggacaacattctacccattccttggcagaTGACTTCAtacctggccaccagtagttgcggcttAGGAGCTCCAGGGTCCTTTGTTGTCCAGGGTGCCCTGCCAGGGgtgagtcgtggaattccttGAGTAGTCGTTCTTTCAGGGTTtccgagtctgggacaactagtttcCCACGGTACCAGAGGAGGCCTTcatcccagtcataatcttgATATGCCTTACGAATTGAAGGGGGAGCGTTGTCTgcatcttctgtgaggaattggataatggGATCAAGGGATGGGTCCTCCCTAAGCTTGGCGCGGATctctgtgacaatttccagttcttcttctgacgtgttggcgAAGACTTCTGCGGGcaacatgacttctggttctggtgcCATATCAATGTAATCGATCGATTCTGGAGAGAGCATccggttttcctgattgtttccctgggcgatagtggatctcaaagttaaagtcgctcaggaagatccgccaACGTGCATGCCTTCTGTTAaatgtccgtgcctgcatccaatattccaggtttctatgatctgtgaaaacctggattggtctgtccgttgcttctaggaaaattcgccattcctctaatgccttgataattgccagaagctccttgtcatgggtgtcgtaattTGCTTTGGCTCCTgagaaggatttggacatgtaGGCAATAGGATGAAGGCGGTTATCTTCCCCCCGTTGGCTcaggatggctcccatagCTACGCCTGACGCATCCGTCTCTAGGTAATAGGGAAGGTCTGGGTTCGAGTGGATTAGGACCGGGGAACGGGTGACTAGGGACTTCAATTCCTGAaaagcttcttcctcttggacctcccaagaccatgggacttccttttttgtgagattGTGGAGGGGGCGAGCCACGgaactgaagttggggataaaTCAGCGGAGGtagttcacaaatcctaggaaggcttggacctgcttgaccgttttgggttggggccatgatgtaacagcctcaatcttcttctggtccatggagaagcctgcaggggatatgacaataccaaggtagtcgactgtggtgacgtggaagtgacacttagagagcttgcagaacaactggtttttcATTAGTCTCGATAAGACTTCCCTAACGTGTTCTGGATGCttcttggggtcttctgaaAAGATAAGGATGTCGTCCAAgtaaatcaccactgtgacatcaatgaggtctctaaacaagtcattcatgaaatgttggaaggcggccggggcgttggtgagaccaaagggcatgaccaggtattcaaataaccCATACTTGGTCCTAAAtgccgtcttccactcatctccttccttaatccTGACATTGTTATAGCCCCAACAAAGGTCTAGTTTGGTAAATAGCTTTGCGTTCCTAAGCTTGGCCATCAGATCATCCTGTCTGGGGAGTGGGTAGACATTTTTCTGGGTGACATCATTTAACTTCCAGTAGTCCACAACCAGTCGTAgggatccatctgccttctttacaaacattactggggcgcctgctgatgAAGTACTGGGGCGAATCTTGCCCGTGGctagttcctcatcaatatgttgcTTCAGTGCCTTAGATTCcgcattggtcatgccgtAGATTGGACCTGGTGTGAGTTTGGCTTCTGGGGTGAGATCAATTGAGATGTCGTATTCCCTATggggagggaggaccttgaactcCTCTTCGCCAAATACTCTAGCAAATTCGTGATACTGAGAGGGAAGGTCTGCTAGAGGGTCCgggtccgcttcttcttctgaagcAATCTGTACCTGCTCTGGGAACGTGATTAgaccctgttgccagtctaTGAGCGGAGATTCTgaagtgagccatgtcatgcctaatATAGCCAAAGTGTTGCCGATGGGGCAAACGAGGAAAGGGATGGAGTGaatatggccattggccaagaccgcgaggtgaacctggtgccaaatgcgaccagtctgtgaaatagtaccatctaacattctcactactcgtggattttcaagtagggtttttgggatttttaatTTTTCCACTATACTTGGGGAGATAAAGTTGGAGGTTGCTCCGGAATCTACGAGGGTTTTtaggggttctgccgggtATTCGTTCATATGTAAATCAATATAGaggagtggttttttattggAGTCTAAAGAAGccacagatacaaattcgATACGAGATACATCAGATACGTCTATTTTTGGGCTCAAGGTTTTGGCAGCTTTCCTTGGCcctaatcttttcccaactcgtcCTCCGCAACTTTTGCCACTTCCTTGatggtggccttccagccattggggcactgtttgattccgtgccccttttggccgcatttgacacagaggcccgaggcgcggcggcgatccctttcctccggggtaacgtagttggggtcctcagATAGACAAaccctggtggtagtggtggaggtagaggTGGTTGCGGCGACcggggccttggtgggagccttctttgggcggttctcctcattctcCCGACGGATGTTATCAATCTTGATTGAGGCAGCGAATATAGCCTCAAGGTCGTCGTCtgggatattgtccttggtggacaggagttccttcactttccagtgaagaccaCGTacaaactgggcaatgtacgcctcagtgttccaatcaagttccgccatgagattgcggaacttggtGACGTATTCAGACGtagtggttgtctgagtgagCGCGGCgatcttcctggcggctgCCCGTTTAGCGTCGGGGTCGGCAAAcgcctctttgaatttggccgttaaggccgggatggtggtaggggggtttccctcgcccttgatgatggtccctatgatagggagagcccagtcggcagccttatcagtcatgtggtagagaatccacacaaccatctgttcttcttcatcgaatTGGTCTCAATGAAGTGCGACCCACAGCAGCATGCGAtccagccactgggttgcctttcgTCCCCTAGAGTCTCCCTTATATGGGTCtgggagctccattttgggccgctttatgctggaccctgagtcgaagggggtgagggagctgaggctccgctTAGGCGTGTCgcgaggctcttttttgggggctcgcctgggttcttcctcctcttctgagtcaaagcccgttcctcttgatgggcggaagggggccttgagtccaggcctaaccgttcctggagtgtgcgcttctccccctgtatgagtggggggagtgacaggcccagccgatgggccaggctgagcttgggttccttggtccttgtcgccGAGTAGgtcggcggtctccttgcatatggctttaagctcagtgagctgttggccttgtgatcgaatttggtcctggagggacccgactgtggctgtgagggctgtgacagcctcgaGAGAGAGCGGCaatggacggctctggttccatccttggcaagtctcgcggagtgggagatgtgctgcgagagggtggttgggaatgggttggaatggaacgtcgagAGGAGCGGCTAGAGGGACGGGAATATGGatgtgggactccagagcgtgtggagggaatggTGGAAACGGTGTGGGGAAaatagtgcctatatcaggacttatgagcggttttttgtgtagtatgtgggcgctaaacctttgcgtcaagcacctagcgttggatagtccctacaacaaatcaacagatctggcgatcgtgatatgagcgggttttctacaagcaggtgtttcggctgactaaggttgctaactactgtgttccggcgaaacacgtggtatgcgggggattagagcccgtctgccttatagcaatttggtactacgtgtgggtggggggtttttgattattctaccccgcaaagtggcccagatcacgtgttttcccttgtgctagtacagggggtcctctccttgttgaacaagcctacaacaagtcaattttacaatgtcgtacaccactgtaaggtgggtactcgctagtggaggcgggcgcttaaggccgtactactacaagcacacgtatgtatctaacttatctaaggctatactactagcgcttaaggcgctctactgctaactactgctggcaaaggggccggaggcctgggaggtgtggtaggtaaaggtaGGGGATGAtgtcagctgaacttctgggggccggcttacttagctggctgatgcctcctcaatgaatatgagacgaggtaaaatcgacttggggtttccaagcgatttccctgctgtatatatagacaagagcacgctatctacatggtctgtgctcgtgagaaaagaagagtccgtgtgaagaaagaagcgtgctgtgggctgcgcagaagcgtggatttctcctaagcgcccttggcacggcatctcggcgcggcatctcggcataataagcgccgagatcacgtgatcgaaaacaaaagatatagagtccgtaaaaaatactaaaaataatagaaaaatcgggtgattctagtggtatattcaaggaggttgtaacatgggcccacgcaggtatctcctggatattggtggggacaGACAGCGCATTGGGATCGGCATGCACATAGGTGGAAGGTTGGGTCGACATAGTGGAGAAGGAGGAATGTGGAAGGTACTAAGTAATGTCCTTGCTAaataaggcaacttcactactagtttaggaaagatgggaggctagatgattggccccactaagctcacagtttattctttacgctaatcactgtctcaatactgtcgtacaccactataaggtgggtacacgctggtgggtgcgggcgcttaaggccgtactactacaagcaacaaggtaatctactactatactaggctatcctattaccgcttaaggcggtctacttatctatactgcgagggggccgtaggcctgggaggtgtgataggttaagtaaggggtttGACTTctgatgactaatgggggccggctacttagctggctgggtgtcctcctcaatgaatatgagacaaggtaaaatcgacttggggtttccaagcgatttccctgctgtatatatagacaagagcacgctatctacatggtctgtgcttgtgagaaaagaagagtccgtgtgagaaaggaagcgtgctgcgggctacgcagaagcgtggatttctcctaagcgcccttggcacggcatcttggcacggcatctcggcataataagcgccgagatcacgtgatcaaaaaacataagatacaaggttcagaaaaaatactaaaaataagagaaaaatcatgcgagttcaatggtatatgtaaggaggttataacattgcccccccttaaaggctcttggcggagtcacaagcctttttcagtcgtgatCTATTGAAGCGAtggatttcttcttgacTGTGCTCCAGCagctcctctggttcccaggagttgtcttctggtccgtaccctttccatttgatcagataAAACCACTTTCCCCGTTGCCTCTTGGAAtctatgatctgttccacctcatattcctcctctccttttattgtttcagggggaggaCGGTCCGGAAAaggctgacttggggattcATGCGCCTTGGATAGTaatcctacatagaatacgtCATGAATTTTTAGAGTAATCGGTAgtttgaggcggtacgcgtggctggagatctTTTCAACaacttcaaatggtcctaGCCGTTTGGGGTCcagcttgttggagtttgttcTAAGTTCTACGTTTTTCCCGTCCAGCCAGACCTTCTTGCCTACTACTGAGTATTCTGGTACCACTCCTTTTGTGCCTATCATGCGTTCTTTGGTCATCCTGAGTGCTGACTCCGCCTCTTGCCATTCTTGTGCTAGTATACTGGCTACTTGATCAGCTTCCGGGACGTTGGCAGGGATATTGGACGGATTCATGACCGGATTTCTTCCGtaaaccaattcaaaaggGGTTCTTCCGGTGGAGGAATGCTTTGCGTTATTGTAGGCGTATTCCGCTAATGGCAACCAGGTGGCCCAGTCCGAGTGGTCGGCGGCAACAatatgatctgaggtagaattctatgaactgatttaccctttctgtttggccgtccgattccgggtggtaggctgaggagaaggccGGGTTGatcccaaggcgttggtacagtgcccttaggaatttccctgtgaatgtGGTTCCGTGGTCCGAAACTGTCTTGACTGGTAGTCCGTGTAACTTCCACAcgtgggtgatgaacagTTCCGCTAGGCCTTTGGCTGTGACCTtttttgtggttgggatgaagtggccaaacttggagaaggagtcaatcaCAACTAGAATTGCATCGTACCCGTTAGACTTAGGGAAtcccgtgatgaagtcataggatattGTGTGAAAAGGGAACGGCgggacttctaagggtttcagggaaATGACGGGGGCGTGTGCGCgacggttggcttggcaggtaggacagcattctacccattccttagcagatgacttcattcctggccaccagtagttgcggctcAAGAGTTCTAGGGTTCTTTGTTGCCcggggtgtcctgccaggggggagtcgtggaattcccttaacaatcgttccttcaggggttctgagtccggGACCACTAgttttccgcggtaccataggagatcctcttcccaatcgtaGTCCCTATAGGCTTTTTGGATGGATGGGGGTGCGTCGTCTGCGTCCTCTGTCAGGAATGTGATGATGGGTTCTAGTGATGGATCATCCCTGAGTTTAGTGCggatttccgtgacaatttcaagttcctcttccgacgtgttggcaaatacttccgctggtaacatgacttctggATCTGCAGGTGTATCTACGTAATCGGACCTTCTAGATAacgcgtctggtttccctgactgctttcctggccgataatgtatctcaaagttgaagtcacTCAGGAAAATGCGCCATCGTGCGTGCCTGCGGTTGAAGGTTTgagcctgcatccaatattccaggttcctatgatccgtgaagacttGTATTGGTCTATCCgttgcttccaggaaaatgcgccattCTTCTAGTGCCTTAATGATAGCTagaagttccttgtcatgcgtATCATAATTAGCTTCAGCGCCtgagaaggacttggacatatatgcaatcGGGTGAAGCCGGTTGTCCTCCCCTCGTTGACTcagtatggctcccatagctacccctgatgcgtctgtttctaggtaaTAGGGCAGgtctgggttggaatgaatGAGGACGGGCGATTGGGTAACAAGGGACTTCAATTCCTGGAACGCTTCTTCCccggttaccccatgaccagggggtttcctttctcgTGAGATTATGCAGGGGGCGTGCAACGGAGCtaaagttgggaatgaagcGCCTAAGGTAGTtaacaaaccctaggaaggcttggactTGCTTAACTGTTTTGGGCGTGGGCCAGGAAGTGACGGCctcgatcttcttctggtccattgagaaccCAGCTGGAGAAATGACGATACCAAGGTAGTCTACTGTTGttacatggaagtggcacttagAAAGTTTGCAGAATAACTGATTTTTCATTAGCCGTGATAAGACCTCCCTGAcgtgggttgggtggtcctcagggttttctgagaagatcagtataTCATCCAGATATATAACCACAGTGACGTCGatcaggtccctgaacagatcattcataaagtgttgaaaagctgcaggggcgtttgtgagaccaaagggcatgaccagATATTCGAATaagccatatttggtgcggaaggcggttttccattcgtctccCTCCTTGATGCGCAcgttgttgtagccccatcAAAGATCCAGCTTTGTGAACAGCTTGGCGTTCCGTAATTTGGCCATAAGATCATCTTGTCTGGGAAGGgggtaaacgttcttgtGGGTGACCTCATTCAGCTTCCTATAATCTACTACCAAACGTAAGGACCCATCCGCtttcttgacaaacatgactggggcgcctgctgaggaagtactggggcggatcttgcccgttgccaactcctcatcaatgtgttgtttaaGCGCCTTAGATTCTGCATcggtcatgccatatatagGCCCAGGAGTCAGCTTGGCATCTGGGATAAGGTCAAtggagatgtcatactccctatgtggagggaggaccttaaactcttcttcgccaaacactttagcaaactcatggtactgaagggggaggtctgccaaagggtctgagtccgcttcttcctcggaggcaatttgagcttgttcagggaatgtgactagtccctgttgccaatcaataagaGGAGCTTCCTCCGttagccatgtcatgcctagaattgccggggtgttgccaatggggcaaacaagaaatgggatggagtgggtatggccattggccgagacggtgaggtgaacctggtgccagatgcgaccagtctgagatatggtaccatctaacattctcacaaccc
Encoded proteins:
- a CDS encoding Retrotransposable element Tf2 protein yields the protein MLDGTISQTGRIWHQVHLTVSANGHTHSIPFLVCPIGNTPAILGMTWLTEEAPLIDWQQGLVTFPEQAQIASEEEADSDPLADLPLQYHEFAKVFGEEEFKVLPPHREYDISIDLIPDAKLTPGPIYGMTDAESKALKQHIDEELATGKIRPSTSSAGAPVMFVKKADGSLRLVVDYRKLNEVTHKNVYPLPRQDDLMAKLRNAKLFTKLDL